The Nitrospira sp. genome contains the following window.
TGGAATCAGATCCCGGTGACCGTAGGGAATCTGGTCGGGGGCATGTTGTTTACGGGATTGGCGATCTATGGGGCGCATCGTACGAGCGCGCCGGCCGCGGCCCCATCCGCTCCCGCAACGGTGCCGGCTCAACCAGGGACGGCCCGGGCCGATCAGCCGGGCTATTCTCCTTCGTATTAAGTCATGGAGTGCGGCGATGGCGGTTGTCTATCTCAGACGGTTGCATGGATGGCGCTTCGTGCTGTTCAACGCCGTGCTCGGCCTGTCGCACATCGTCGTGCTGTTCAACGCCGGTTCCTACATTGCTCTGCTGCCGCATGTGTCAGGCGATCTGGGGGGCGTGTTACCGAGTTTTCTTACCTGGGCGCAGACCGATTTCATGGTCGGGTTGGCCCTGGGTTTTCCTCTCGCGCGATACCTCTCGGGACGTATCGGCGATTACCGCCTGCTGATCGGCGCCTTCATCGTGTATAGCGTGGCGTCGTATTTGTGTGGTGATAGCCAGACGCTCGCGCAGTTCGTTCCCGCTCGCATCGTGCAGGGGATTGCCGGTGGCATCACCCTGCCGATCGCCCAGTCCATGTTACTCAACGAATACCCCAAGCGATTGAAGGCGGTGGCCTTGACCGTCTGGGGCCTGTTCAGCATTACGCCTTTCACCATCGGGATGCCGGTGGGAGGGTATATCGCCTACATGCTCGGGTGGCGTTTTCTGTTCTACCTGGATTTCGTGCTGACACTCGTGATTGTCGGCACGCTGGCCGCCTTGTTGTACGGGCGGGGGTTTCGCCGCCGGTACGCGCGTTTCGACCTGGTCGGGTTCGCCCTGCTGGCGGTGTTGCTCCTGGGGCTTCAGACGTTGCTGAACATGGGCAACGATTTCGATTGGCTGGATTCGCCGTTCCTCCAGGCCATCGCAGTGGTGCTGCTTGTGGCGTTTCCCTGTTTCGTCATCTGGGAACTCGGGGAGCGGCATCCGACGCTGGACCTTCGACTCTTCATGCATCGCAATTTTGTGATCGGCGTCATCAGCCTGACGCTCGGGTTCTTCTCGATCCAAGGGCTGCTGTCGCTGTTGATCGTGCAGATCCAACTCATTCTCGGCTATTCGTCCAAGCTGGCCGGGCTGGCCCTGCTGCCGCTGGTCTTGCTCGGGGCTCCCGCCATCGCGGTCATGCATCTTCTCTGTAAGTACATCGATGCCCGTTGGTTGATTTGCCTCAATAGTCTGGGGTTTGCCTGGACCTTTTACTGGCTCGGCCTCTACGACGATCCGCATAGTTATGAAGAACTCTTCTGGCCGATGCTCGTCGAAGGCATTTTCCTGGGATCGTTTTTTACGCCTGTGACAGTGTTGACCCTGCACGGCCTGTCCGGTCCGCTCATCATGCGCGCGGCCGAGGTCGCGAATCTTTTGCGTGTGGCTGCGGGAGCGTTCGGGATCACGTTTCAAGGCATCGTCCTGTTCCGGCGTATCCACTTTCATCAACTGCATCTGGCCGATCACTTCGGCGGGCGCCAGTCGATCTCTTTCGATCCGATGGGGCAGTTGACGGCCAAACTCAGTGCGGCAGGATTGTCGCAGGCTCAGATCCAGGCCAAGCTTGGCCTGCTGATCCGGCAGGAAGCGGCGATTCTCGGTTTGAACGACGCGTTTCTCGTTGCGAGTGCCCTGTTTGTGGGATTGGGCATCCTCGTCTGGTTCGCTCACCCGACCCACTTACCGGTGGCGCAGGATCCGGCCGACGAATTACGGGAGATGGGCGCTGAGGAAATGATTGAGGAGGTGCCATGATTGTTCCTGTCACGATCAGGCGTCGCTTGCACTTTGCCCTCGGGATCGGCTGCGCGCTCTTCTTCGGCGGTTGTGCCTGGATCCCGAAAGGGGATCAACCGGCGCAATATCTCGAGGCGCCTGAAATGACGGAGACTCTGGCGGAGGT
Protein-coding sequences here:
- a CDS encoding DHA2 family efflux MFS transporter permease subunit, with product MAVVYLRRLHGWRFVLFNAVLGLSHIVVLFNAGSYIALLPHVSGDLGGVLPSFLTWAQTDFMVGLALGFPLARYLSGRIGDYRLLIGAFIVYSVASYLCGDSQTLAQFVPARIVQGIAGGITLPIAQSMLLNEYPKRLKAVALTVWGLFSITPFTIGMPVGGYIAYMLGWRFLFYLDFVLTLVIVGTLAALLYGRGFRRRYARFDLVGFALLAVLLLGLQTLLNMGNDFDWLDSPFLQAIAVVLLVAFPCFVIWELGERHPTLDLRLFMHRNFVIGVISLTLGFFSIQGLLSLLIVQIQLILGYSSKLAGLALLPLVLLGAPAIAVMHLLCKYIDARWLICLNSLGFAWTFYWLGLYDDPHSYEELFWPMLVEGIFLGSFFTPVTVLTLHGLSGPLIMRAAEVANLLRVAAGAFGITFQGIVLFRRIHFHQLHLADHFGGRQSISFDPMGQLTAKLSAAGLSQAQIQAKLGLLIRQEAAILGLNDAFLVASALFVGLGILVWFAHPTHLPVAQDPADELREMGAEEMIEEVP